In the genome of Anaerolineales bacterium, the window ATTCTGCATGTGGGAGACGGCACCGGTGAAGCCATCATGCAAGCGCTGCTAAAGAAGCTGGAAGGCATACCGAACATCACCTTGCTCACCAAGCATACCGTGGTAGACCTGATCACCTTCCCACACCATGCCACCGATCCCCAGGCAGTATACCAATCACTCACCTGCCACGGGGCGTATGTGTTCGACCAGGAAACCCGCAAGGTAATCCCAATCCTTGCCCGTAAAACCGTTCTGGCCACGGGTGGTGTGGGGCAGATCTACCTGAACACCACCAACCCGACCGGAGCACGCGGCGATGGTGTGGCAATGGCCTACCGGGCTGGGGCGAATATCATCAATTCTGAATATGTACAATTTCACCCCACCGCGCTGAGTAGCTCGGATGCTACAAAATTCCTGATCAGTGAAGCCGTGCGTGGTGAGGGGGGCATCCTGCTCACTCCACAGGGGAAGCCCTTCATGGCTAAATACGCCCCTGAATGGAAAGACCTGGCCCCGCGTGACATCGTAGCCCGGGGGATCTATTCGGAGATGGTGGATAAAGGCTACCCATACGTCTTGCTCGACATCGCCTCGCATAAACCTGCCAAGTTTATCCGCGAACGCTTCCCGCATATCTATGCTTTCTGCAAGAATCAGCGGATCGACATCACCCGCCAGCCAATCCCGGTGGTGCCAGCCGCACATTACTTCTGCGGCGGTGTGCAGGTGGACTTGACCGGTCGCACGAGCATTCCCAACCTGTATGCGGTGGGCGAAGTGAGCTGCACCGGCGTGCACGGAGCTAACCGGTTGGCGAGCACTTCCCTGCTGGAAGGATTGGTTTGGGGGGTGCAGGCAGCTGAAGATATCCGCGCTCAATCGCCAGCCTTGCTGCTAAATGACCAGGATGTACCGGAATGGAACGATAGCGGGCTGATCTACGAGCCTGATCCGAACCTGATCCACGCAGATATGTACAGCGTGCGGAACCTGATGTGGCATTATGTGGGTCTCGTGCGCAGTGAATATCGGCTGAACCGGGCGATACGTGATCTTCGCCAGCTCTGGCTGGACATCGAAGAGTTTTACCGGAAAACCCGCCTGAGCGACGAGCTGATCGGCTTGCGCAACAGCGTGCAAACAGCCTTGATCGTGGCATATGCTGCTCACCGAAACAGGTATAGTCGCGGTTGCCACTACCGCGAAGACAGCCACCCCCAGGCTAAAACCGCCACATCTCCCGAAGCAGCCAACGTCAAGCTCAGTGGCGGGCTGGGCTAGGAACCCAATCCACGCATAGAAACCCCGGACATCCCGATGCCCGGGTAGGTTGATCAGCAACCCTGAAGCAAGGTTGCTGGAATACCCGATATATTGAATCGGATCTTTATGGTTTTATTGTGATTCTCTCCACCGATTTTTTCTCACCTGGCCAATAGAGCAGGCGCTGGCTGGAGCGCTTTATTTCGTAGCGTCCATCACTCACCCGTACACTGTAACCGTGCGGGTATTGATAATTAGGCACGAAGATTTCGGTGGGGGCGGTGATCTGGGGATCAGGCCGGAAGGCCATATGGAAAACACGCCTGCGTGGGTTGAAACCTGAACTTATTAGCTTTCCCGCCGTGGCAACTGGATAGGGGCGTACCACGGCTTGTAAGGCACGACCGCCTGAGTTGATATCCCGCGGGTTACTGCGTTGGTCTGGGCTGTAGATCGACAGGTCTTCGTCGTTCCACTGGTCACCATGCAGGTTGGTATTATCGGGGGAGTAATTCCACAGGCTGTAATTGAGCAGGTTATCTTCCACCGCTTGCATGCTGCGTTGGAGAGCCTTCAGCTGGATGCTGAAGTCACCCGTCTGATAGGCGTGTTTCTCGTGCAGGTCGTAAGGGATGCCAAATTCACCCAAAACGAATGGCACGCCGCTCAGGCGTCCCTCAGCCTGCTGCTTGAGCGTGGCAAGCTGTGAACGATATGATCGGCGGATGCCTGGCGGTGTAAAAACTGCCCGCCGGCTCAGGCTGTTGACTCCAATCCAGGGGGTGTACTCCTTTTTTACCAGCACGAAGGCATCGTACCAATGCGGCGCGTAGACCACCTCCGTGGCTTCCTGGGCATCCATGACATACGGCGGCTGGTCCGGTTCGGTCTCGATGAAAATCAAAGCACCAGGGTGTACATCATGAATAGCTGCAGTGAATCGGCGGTTAAATGGCCGGTAGTAATCCTCCGCAAAGCTGACTGATTTGCCATTTACCTGGGCGAAGTAGTCAGGTCGCAGCAGGTGAGGCTCACCTGCTGCATCAAAGTCCCATACACCGTGTTGTTTCCAGATACAGTCGTATCCCGGAAGCCAGGCATGCGAGCCGAATTCGTTCAGGCGGCGCGTTCCTGTTTTCTTCAGGCTGGCCAGGCCGATCGACCAGACATCAACCTCTTGCGAGATGCCTGCAGCTAGAAGCATCGATTGGTAGGGAGTCGGAGATAGGTCAAGCGAAACCGATCCATCGAGCGAATTGAGGTCCTTCCAACCAATGAAGCCACTGGATGGCTCGTTCAAGCTATCGTAGCCAAGCACATTAGGCTGGTCTTTCACGCGCACAGCCACCTGGCTGATTGCATCGATGTAATGGCGTTGCAGGTACTCCTGTGCGGGCTCACCTTCGATCATGGTCTGGGGAGCAAAGTCATTCCCGGCGAAGAAGAGGGTGAACATGGTGGCGCAGGCGAGCTTTGATGTATTGGTATGCCAGGCCATGCGTGGGTAGGGCGAGGGATGGGTGGCGTGCACCAGCGCTGCGCCTGTTTCGGTGAAGTGGGTGATATCCAACCCCACGGCTTCGAGTGTCCAGCCTGGTGCGCCATCACCGCCCGAGAACCGGCTCCACACATCTTGGTGAGGGTCAATGAACAGGTAAAAACCGTATTGAGCGGCTTTTCTGACTACTTCAACCAGGTAGTCAAGGTAAGCGGAATCGTATATCCCTGGCCCCGCATGCTCGATGCCTTCCCAGGTGACCACCAGGCGTAGGAAATTAAAACCCCATTCACGCAAGCGTTCCAGGTGTTCATCTGCATGGGCTATAGGGAATGGACGGCCGATAAAAGACACCTGGCGATGATCAAAAAAACCTTCTTGAGTGTATGTAGCCCCAGGAGGCGTATAGGGCA includes:
- the nadB gene encoding L-aspartate oxidase, which gives rise to MQTDVLIIGCGIAGATAAIRLSRDTQRQITVITRAEEALDSNSSYAQGGIVGRGTDDSVELLEEDVLTAGAGLSYPPAVRLLAERGPELLQDVIIGQAGLEFDHDEQGHLVMGLEAAHTRRRILHVGDGTGEAIMQALLKKLEGIPNITLLTKHTVVDLITFPHHATDPQAVYQSLTCHGAYVFDQETRKVIPILARKTVLATGGVGQIYLNTTNPTGARGDGVAMAYRAGANIINSEYVQFHPTALSSSDATKFLISEAVRGEGGILLTPQGKPFMAKYAPEWKDLAPRDIVARGIYSEMVDKGYPYVLLDIASHKPAKFIRERFPHIYAFCKNQRIDITRQPIPVVPAAHYFCGGVQVDLTGRTSIPNLYAVGEVSCTGVHGANRLASTSLLEGLVWGVQAAEDIRAQSPALLLNDQDVPEWNDSGLIYEPDPNLIHADMYSVRNLMWHYVGLVRSEYRLNRAIRDLRQLWLDIEEFYRKTRLSDELIGLRNSVQTALIVAYAAHRNRYSRGCHYREDSHPQAKTATSPEAANVKLSGGLG
- a CDS encoding glycosyl hydrolase family 35, whose protein sequence is MCGWFSLLIKMTGAAMGIFVNKTDFNDDFGRQVMLRGVNLAGSSKVPYTPPGATYTQEGFFDHRQVSFIGRPFPIAHADEHLERLREWGFNFLRLVVTWEGIEHAGPGIYDSAYLDYLVEVVRKAAQYGFYLFIDPHQDVWSRFSGGDGAPGWTLEAVGLDITHFTETGAALVHATHPSPYPRMAWHTNTSKLACATMFTLFFAGNDFAPQTMIEGEPAQEYLQRHYIDAISQVAVRVKDQPNVLGYDSLNEPSSGFIGWKDLNSLDGSVSLDLSPTPYQSMLLAAGISQEVDVWSIGLASLKKTGTRRLNEFGSHAWLPGYDCIWKQHGVWDFDAAGEPHLLRPDYFAQVNGKSVSFAEDYYRPFNRRFTAAIHDVHPGALIFIETEPDQPPYVMDAQEATEVVYAPHWYDAFVLVKKEYTPWIGVNSLSRRAVFTPPGIRRSYRSQLATLKQQAEGRLSGVPFVLGEFGIPYDLHEKHAYQTGDFSIQLKALQRSMQAVEDNLLNYSLWNYSPDNTNLHGDQWNDEDLSIYSPDQRSNPRDINSGGRALQAVVRPYPVATAGKLISSGFNPRRRVFHMAFRPDPQITAPTEIFVPNYQYPHGYSVRVSDGRYEIKRSSQRLLYWPGEKKSVERITIKP